The following proteins come from a genomic window of Mucinivorans hirudinis:
- a CDS encoding Crossover junction endodeoxyribonuclease RuvC: MIKRMPISQRAKPETRDGEREGFVVMGIDPGTNLMGYSVVKIVDNNPVVVVMGVITLGKFGDPYQKLAHIFERLTALIKEYKPAEMALEAPFYGTNVQSMLKLGRAQGVAMAAALAQNVDVFEYAPTRVKQAIAGNGRASKEQVAALLGRLLGVDTPDKLDATDALAVALCHHYTQSSPTATRCTTKSSWQTFINQNPNKIIK; encoded by the coding sequence ATGATTAAGCGTATGCCCATATCTCAAAGAGCCAAACCCGAAACAAGAGATGGTGAGCGGGAGGGGTTTGTTGTGATGGGCATAGACCCCGGAACAAATCTTATGGGCTACTCGGTTGTCAAAATTGTTGACAACAACCCTGTTGTGGTGGTGATGGGGGTGATAACGCTGGGGAAATTTGGCGACCCATACCAAAAACTGGCTCACATTTTTGAACGACTCACGGCACTAATCAAAGAGTACAAACCGGCGGAGATGGCTCTGGAAGCACCATTTTATGGCACTAACGTTCAGAGTATGTTGAAACTGGGGCGTGCGCAGGGGGTAGCAATGGCAGCAGCCTTGGCGCAAAATGTCGATGTGTTCGAGTATGCACCAACGCGTGTTAAACAGGCAATCGCCGGCAACGGAAGGGCATCCAAGGAGCAGGTGGCAGCACTTTTGGGGAGGTTATTGGGTGTTGATACGCCCGATAAGTTGGATGCCACGGATGCTCTGGCGGTGGCGCTCTGTCACCACTATACCCAGAGTTCGCCCACGGCTACACGGTGCACAACAAAATCGAGTTGGCAAACTTTTATAAACCAAAATCCTAATAAAATCATCAAATGA
- a CDS encoding SusD family outer membrane protein, whose protein sequence is MKKYKKYMIFALLFLPMASCNILNLTPEDYYAVGTFWKSEAQVNGFITGLHTDMRSNYTRFYLLGEVRGGTMVSGNSIVNTSPNYASPQKNNAFTANSTGYTSWAGIYGSLMQVNLAITELETGCTFLTTQERNKFLGTAYGIRALWYFMLYKTYGGVPLVDKVKILDGKIYAEKLYQPRAKASEILAFIKSDIAKSEAAYGDNTQYETTHSLWSKYATLMLKADVYLWAAKVSVGDQAAGATADLNIAKTALDPIVNGTQYKLMPDFINVFRIKNAANTETIFALRFMDKEATNFGSSFVSADNVFVNQVYLRDHTLMTPEKEVQMINAKSTGLLREAYKYSFFAYFDPEDLRRDATFVDVYTSSDGGKTFNNGGVVTLKLMGEINSEANRVYNTDWQVYRLAEAYLMMAEIENKLGNDPSPWINKVRERAYGANYQKHVHTNQGFAANELAILKERDCEFVAEGKRWFDIVRMQDAAQQPLAFSAVVNFTEAYPVQPANLPVIGTNEKFKLLWPVDITTLNNDPLLEQTPGY, encoded by the coding sequence ATGAAAAAATATAAAAAATATATGATATTTGCGCTCCTATTTTTGCCTATGGCGAGTTGCAACATTCTGAACCTCACCCCCGAGGACTACTATGCGGTGGGCACTTTTTGGAAAAGTGAAGCTCAGGTGAACGGTTTCATCACCGGTCTGCACACGGATATGCGCAGCAACTACACGCGATTCTACCTGCTGGGCGAGGTGCGAGGCGGCACGATGGTCTCCGGGAACTCCATCGTTAATACCTCCCCCAACTATGCGTCTCCACAAAAAAATAACGCCTTCACAGCCAACAGCACCGGCTATACAAGTTGGGCGGGTATCTACGGCTCGCTGATGCAAGTGAACCTTGCCATCACAGAGTTGGAGACAGGTTGCACATTCCTGACAACGCAAGAACGCAATAAATTCCTCGGCACAGCATACGGCATCCGTGCTTTGTGGTATTTTATGCTATACAAAACCTACGGCGGCGTGCCTCTGGTTGATAAAGTGAAGATTCTCGATGGCAAAATTTATGCGGAAAAACTCTATCAACCACGTGCCAAGGCGAGCGAGATTCTTGCATTCATAAAATCTGATATTGCAAAGTCGGAAGCAGCATACGGCGACAATACGCAGTACGAGACAACTCACTCTCTGTGGAGCAAATATGCAACCTTGATGCTCAAAGCCGATGTCTACCTCTGGGCGGCAAAAGTCTCCGTGGGCGACCAAGCGGCAGGCGCAACGGCAGACCTGAACATAGCCAAGACGGCGCTAGACCCGATAGTCAATGGAACGCAGTATAAATTGATGCCCGACTTCATCAACGTATTCCGTATCAAAAATGCAGCTAACACCGAGACTATTTTTGCTCTGCGCTTTATGGACAAGGAGGCTACGAACTTCGGCTCATCGTTCGTGTCGGCAGACAACGTATTTGTCAACCAAGTGTACCTTAGAGACCACACATTGATGACCCCCGAAAAAGAGGTGCAGATGATTAATGCCAAAAGCACGGGTCTGCTGCGAGAGGCATATAAATACAGCTTCTTTGCATACTTCGACCCCGAAGACCTGCGGCGCGATGCCACCTTTGTGGATGTCTACACCAGCTCGGACGGCGGCAAAACCTTCAACAACGGTGGTGTGGTCACGCTCAAACTTATGGGCGAAATCAACTCGGAAGCAAACCGAGTGTACAACACAGATTGGCAAGTGTATCGATTGGCTGAAGCCTACTTGATGATGGCTGAAATTGAGAACAAACTCGGTAACGACCCCTCCCCTTGGATCAATAAAGTGCGCGAGCGTGCCTACGGTGCAAACTACCAAAAACACGTCCACACCAACCAAGGGTTTGCGGCAAACGAACTTGCCATTCTCAAAGAGAGAGATTGCGAATTTGTCGCCGAGGGTAAACGCTGGTTCGACATCGTTCGTATGCAGGATGCCGCCCAACAACCTCTAGCCTTCTCTGCTGTTGTGAACTTCACGGAGGCTTACCCTGTTCAACCGGCAAATCTGCCCGTTATAGGCACGAACGAAAAGTTCAAACTCCTGTGGCCCGTGGATATTACCACCCTAAACAACGACCCGCTGTTGGAGCAGACTCCGGGTTACTAA
- a CDS encoding SusC/RagA family TonB-linked outer membrane protein: MDKTLPLWRSASKHILVALLSVFVLTGVFAQQKGGIDVTLKVLDEAGEAVIGAAVYLKSNPQKASMVGVDGICEIKSLPPDGTLVIEFLGMQTTEVSINNQTRIDVVMKSDAVGLQEVVVTGYGGTQLRSKVTNSISKVTSQTLTTGLYSNPAQALAGAVPGLRIISNSGNPGSSPTIILRGGTNLDGSGSPLTVVDGQVRSMNDLNPEDIESMEVLKDAGATAIYGARANNGVILITLKRGKEGTSQITAKAKVAVNFLTPFLDFLSAQDYLYYMRTGYKNASQIYKDASGKWVGSTTMASLTTATPYGTGNLWWNPDSPSTTLNGNLDSRAVWSTMKYTEDLAFLLNQGWKTMTDPVYGDKLIFKESYMGDFNIITPTTSQDYNLAMNGGNDKGSYYASLGYNYQKGMPVGTYYNRLNFTFNGDYNITPWLKSISGFQFAEAKWNGLPPTQGSEANYFGRVLSVPPTFRGYNADGEMLLGANTGDGNQQYQIEKFIRKNQSDKFTINQGFNVKFADGLSLKINAIWMYEEANAESFNRDYQTAPGDNWNRARNASASWWRELSETYNAVLSYDKQIKDHYISAMVGSEYYNYSYISLAASGSGAPTDDLGNLSLTENKENMRQMSNRHSHQRILSFFGRVNYDYLGKYLISGVVRQDGYSRLSQQNRWGLFPGVSAGWIMTKEDFFDSMRDIVSFAKIRASFGLNGNVSDDYVGSYTVQGQYGANRYGGGVGYLLSGIPNPYLTWEKSRTAEVGIDIGLLQNRFNINMTYYNRLTLDKFAGITLPVSSGISSILSNNGKIQNQGFEFDLQARIIDTPDWQVSVGINGAYNINKIVELPHNGLERNRQNAIQVYTGNGDEKEWVGGYQQGKEPGVYYAFKYLGVYKSESEIPANLIDRSTGINGSNNRVLYSPDEWAKLENKGEAFPLSAGDAKWLDVNGDGVIDDFDKVRIGNSRPRWTGGLNINASWRGLSLWASMDYALGFWVVDHTTQWFVGATQGTYNATTDALRTWSETNPNGDMPIYIWADQLNKRNYSRQSSLFYHRGDYLNFREVSLSYSLPKEWITKIKMSRVDVSVTGQNLGFLSAMKNAWMAGRSTDTFGGGYPNPKTVIIGLSITF, from the coding sequence ATGGACAAAACTTTACCACTTTGGCGTTCGGCGTCAAAGCACATTTTGGTTGCTTTGCTGAGCGTATTTGTTTTAACCGGCGTATTTGCTCAACAGAAAGGGGGCATTGACGTTACGTTGAAAGTTCTTGATGAAGCAGGGGAAGCAGTTATCGGCGCCGCTGTCTATCTCAAAAGTAATCCGCAGAAAGCGTCAATGGTCGGCGTGGACGGCATCTGCGAGATTAAGTCTCTTCCACCGGACGGAACGTTAGTAATAGAGTTTCTGGGAATGCAAACCACGGAGGTCTCCATCAACAATCAAACTAGAATTGATGTTGTTATGAAGTCCGATGCCGTTGGTCTTCAAGAGGTTGTTGTTACTGGCTATGGCGGCACCCAGCTCCGTTCCAAGGTGACAAACTCCATATCCAAGGTTACCTCCCAGACCCTCACAACGGGTCTCTACTCCAATCCGGCTCAGGCTCTGGCGGGTGCTGTTCCCGGTCTTCGCATCATCTCAAACTCGGGCAATCCGGGCTCTTCTCCTACAATCATTCTACGGGGGGGGACTAACCTGGACGGGTCGGGCTCTCCCCTGACGGTTGTGGATGGTCAGGTGCGTTCGATGAACGACCTGAATCCCGAGGACATCGAATCTATGGAGGTGCTCAAGGATGCCGGTGCTACGGCTATTTATGGCGCCCGCGCCAACAACGGCGTTATCCTTATCACACTAAAACGCGGTAAAGAGGGCACGTCCCAAATCACGGCTAAGGCAAAGGTAGCCGTAAACTTCCTCACCCCGTTCCTCGATTTCCTTAGCGCACAGGACTATCTCTATTATATGCGCACCGGATACAAAAACGCCTCGCAGATTTACAAGGATGCCTCCGGCAAGTGGGTCGGCTCGACAACTATGGCGAGCCTGACAACTGCCACCCCCTACGGCACGGGCAACCTGTGGTGGAATCCGGATAGCCCATCCACCACGCTCAACGGCAACTTGGATTCGCGCGCCGTGTGGAGCACGATGAAGTATACGGAAGATCTCGCATTCCTCCTCAATCAGGGCTGGAAAACTATGACCGACCCCGTGTATGGCGACAAACTTATATTCAAGGAGTCCTATATGGGTGACTTCAACATTATTACTCCCACCACCTCACAGGACTATAACCTTGCAATGAACGGCGGTAACGACAAGGGCTCTTACTACGCAAGCCTTGGCTACAACTACCAAAAGGGTATGCCCGTGGGTACGTACTACAACCGCCTGAACTTCACCTTTAACGGCGATTATAACATAACGCCTTGGTTGAAGTCTATCTCCGGCTTCCAATTCGCCGAAGCCAAGTGGAACGGACTGCCGCCCACTCAGGGTTCAGAGGCAAATTACTTTGGGCGCGTACTCTCGGTACCTCCCACCTTCCGCGGATACAATGCGGATGGTGAGATGCTTCTGGGTGCAAACACGGGTGATGGCAACCAACAGTATCAAATCGAAAAATTTATACGCAAAAACCAATCCGATAAATTTACGATAAACCAAGGTTTCAATGTGAAATTTGCAGATGGATTGAGTCTGAAAATCAACGCCATTTGGATGTATGAGGAGGCTAATGCGGAATCCTTTAATAGGGACTATCAGACGGCTCCGGGCGACAACTGGAATCGCGCCCGAAATGCCTCCGCCTCTTGGTGGCGTGAGCTTAGCGAAACTTACAATGCCGTGTTGAGCTACGACAAACAAATCAAGGACCACTATATTTCGGCAATGGTCGGTAGTGAGTACTACAACTACTCTTACATCAGTTTGGCAGCCTCCGGTTCGGGCGCTCCAACCGATGACCTGGGCAACCTCTCGCTCACAGAAAATAAAGAAAATATGCGTCAGATGAGCAACCGACACAGCCATCAACGCATACTCTCATTCTTTGGGCGCGTAAACTACGACTATCTGGGTAAATATCTCATTTCGGGGGTCGTCCGTCAGGATGGTTACTCACGATTGTCCCAACAGAACAGATGGGGTCTCTTCCCCGGGGTCTCTGCCGGCTGGATTATGACCAAGGAAGATTTCTTTGACTCAATGAGAGACATTGTCTCCTTTGCCAAGATTCGTGCGAGCTTCGGTCTGAATGGCAACGTGTCCGATGACTACGTCGGTTCGTATACGGTGCAGGGTCAATATGGGGCGAATCGCTATGGAGGTGGTGTCGGTTATCTGCTGAGCGGTATTCCTAACCCCTATCTCACTTGGGAAAAATCGCGCACAGCAGAAGTCGGTATCGATATCGGATTGCTCCAAAACCGCTTCAATATCAATATGACCTACTATAACCGACTGACACTCGACAAATTTGCCGGCATCACTCTGCCCGTATCCTCGGGCATCTCGAGCATACTCTCCAACAACGGTAAGATTCAAAATCAAGGCTTTGAATTTGACCTCCAAGCCAGAATCATCGACACACCCGATTGGCAGGTATCGGTGGGGATTAACGGCGCATATAATATCAACAAAATTGTGGAACTTCCCCACAACGGTTTGGAGAGAAACCGTCAGAATGCCATTCAGGTCTACACGGGCAATGGTGACGAGAAAGAGTGGGTAGGCGGATATCAGCAGGGAAAAGAGCCGGGTGTGTACTATGCTTTCAAATATTTGGGTGTATACAAATCCGAGAGCGAGATTCCCGCCAATCTTATCGACCGCTCAACGGGTATCAACGGCTCGAACAATCGAGTGCTCTACTCACCGGATGAGTGGGCAAAACTTGAGAACAAGGGCGAGGCATTTCCGCTCTCGGCGGGTGATGCAAAATGGCTGGATGTCAATGGAGACGGCGTCATCGACGACTTCGACAAGGTGCGAATCGGGAACTCTCGTCCGCGCTGGACGGGCGGTTTGAATATCAACGCATCGTGGAGGGGGCTATCCCTATGGGCGAGTATGGATTATGCACTCGGTTTCTGGGTGGTAGACCACACAACGCAGTGGTTTGTCGGAGCCACTCAGGGAACTTACAACGCCACCACCGATGCCCTTCGGACTTGGAGCGAAACAAATCCCAACGGCGATATGCCAATCTACATTTGGGCTGACCAACTCAATAAACGAAACTACTCACGCCAATCATCACTATTCTACCACAGGGGCGACTACCTCAACTTCCGCGAAGTGTCCCTCTCGTACTCCCTCCCCAAGGAGTGGATAACCAAGATTAAGATGAGTCGCGTGGATGTGTCGGTGACGGGACAAAACCTCGGTTTCCTCTCGGCAATGAAGAACGCTTGGATGGCGGGTCGGAGTACCGACACTTTCGGCGGAGGATATCCGAACCCAAAAACCGTTATCATTGGTCTGAGTATCACTTTCTAA
- a CDS encoding SusC/RagA family TonB-linked outer membrane protein, translating to MVGVDGICEIKSLPPDGTLVIEFLGMQTTEVSINNQTRIDVVMKSDAVGLQEVVVTGYGGTQLRSKVTNSISKVTSQTLTTGLYSNPAQALAGAVPGLRIISNSGNPGSSPTIILRGGTNLDGSGSPLTVVDGQVRSMNDLNPEDIESMEVLKDAGATAIYGARANNGVILITLKRGKEGTSQITAKAKVAVNFLTPFLDFLSAQDYLYYMRTGYKNASQIYKDASGKWVGSTTMASLTTATPYGTGNLWWNPDSPSTTLNGNLDSRAVWSTMKYTEDLAFLLNQGWKTMTDPVYGDKLIFKESYMGDFNIITPTTSQDYNLAMNGGNDKGSYYASLGYNYQKGMPVGTYYNRLNFTFNGDYNITPWLKSISGFQFAEAKWNGLPPTQGSEANYFGRVLSVPPTFRGYNADGEMLLGANTGDGNQQYQIEKFIRKNQSDKFTINQGFNVKFADGLSLKINAIWMYEEANAESFNRDYQTAPGDNWNRARNASASWWRELSETYNAVLSYDKQIKDHYISAMVGSEYYNYSYISLAASGSGAPTDDLGNLSLTENKENMRQMSNRHSHQRILSFFGRVNYDYLGKYLISGVVRQDGYSRLSQQNRWGLFPGVSAGWIMTKEDFFDSMRDIVSFAKIRASFGLNGNVSDDYVGSYTVQGQYGANRYGGGVGYLLSGIPNPYLTWEKSRTAEVGIDIGLLQNRFNINMTYYNRLTLDKFAGITLPVSSGISSILSNNGKIQNQGFEFDLQARIIDTPDWQVSVGINGAYNINKIVELPHNGLERNRQNAIQVYTGNGDEKEWVGGYQQGKEPGVYYAFKYLGVYKSESEIPANLIDRSTGINGSNNRVLYSPDEWAKLENKGEAFPLSAGDAKWLDVNGDGVIDDFDKVRIGNSRPRWTGGLNINASWRGLSLWASMDYALGFWVVDHTTQWFVGATQGTYNATTDALRTWSETNPNGDMPIYIWADQLNKRNYSRQSSLFYHRGDYLNFREVSLSYSLPKEWITKIKMSRVDVSVTGQNLGFLSAMKNAWMAGRSTDTFGGGYPNPKTVIIGLSITF from the coding sequence ATGGTCGGCGTGGACGGCATCTGCGAGATTAAGTCTCTTCCACCGGACGGAACGTTAGTAATAGAGTTTCTGGGAATGCAAACCACGGAGGTCTCCATCAACAATCAAACTAGAATTGATGTTGTTATGAAGTCCGATGCCGTTGGTCTTCAAGAGGTTGTTGTTACTGGCTATGGCGGCACCCAGCTCCGTTCCAAGGTGACAAACTCCATATCCAAGGTTACCTCCCAGACCCTCACAACGGGTCTCTACTCCAATCCGGCTCAGGCTCTGGCGGGTGCTGTTCCCGGTCTTCGCATCATCTCAAACTCGGGCAATCCGGGCTCTTCTCCTACAATCATTCTACGGGGGGGGACTAACCTGGACGGGTCGGGCTCTCCCCTGACGGTTGTGGATGGTCAGGTGCGTTCGATGAACGACCTGAATCCCGAGGACATCGAATCTATGGAGGTGCTCAAGGATGCCGGTGCTACGGCTATTTATGGCGCCCGCGCCAACAACGGCGTTATCCTTATCACACTAAAACGCGGTAAAGAGGGCACGTCCCAAATCACGGCTAAGGCAAAGGTAGCCGTAAACTTCCTCACCCCGTTCCTCGATTTCCTTAGCGCACAGGACTATCTCTATTATATGCGCACCGGATACAAAAACGCCTCGCAGATTTACAAGGATGCCTCCGGCAAGTGGGTCGGCTCGACAACTATGGCGAGCCTGACAACTGCCACCCCCTACGGCACGGGCAACCTGTGGTGGAATCCGGATAGCCCATCCACCACGCTCAACGGCAACTTGGATTCGCGCGCCGTGTGGAGCACGATGAAGTATACGGAAGATCTCGCATTCCTCCTCAATCAGGGCTGGAAAACTATGACCGACCCCGTGTATGGCGACAAACTTATATTCAAGGAGTCCTATATGGGTGACTTCAACATTATTACTCCCACCACCTCACAGGACTATAACCTTGCAATGAACGGCGGTAACGACAAGGGCTCTTACTACGCAAGCCTTGGCTACAACTACCAAAAGGGTATGCCCGTGGGTACGTACTACAACCGCCTGAACTTCACCTTTAACGGCGATTATAACATAACGCCTTGGTTGAAGTCTATCTCCGGCTTCCAATTCGCCGAAGCCAAGTGGAACGGACTGCCGCCCACTCAGGGTTCAGAGGCAAATTACTTTGGGCGCGTACTCTCGGTACCTCCCACCTTCCGCGGATACAATGCGGATGGTGAGATGCTTCTGGGTGCAAACACGGGTGATGGCAACCAACAGTATCAAATCGAAAAATTTATACGCAAAAACCAATCCGATAAATTTACGATAAACCAAGGTTTCAATGTGAAATTTGCAGATGGATTGAGTCTGAAAATCAACGCCATTTGGATGTATGAGGAGGCTAATGCGGAATCCTTTAATAGGGACTATCAGACGGCTCCGGGCGACAACTGGAATCGCGCCCGAAATGCCTCCGCCTCTTGGTGGCGTGAGCTTAGCGAAACTTACAATGCCGTGTTGAGCTACGACAAACAAATCAAGGACCACTATATTTCGGCAATGGTCGGTAGTGAGTACTACAACTACTCTTACATCAGTTTGGCAGCCTCCGGTTCGGGCGCTCCAACCGATGACCTGGGCAACCTCTCGCTCACAGAAAATAAAGAAAATATGCGTCAGATGAGCAACCGACACAGCCATCAACGCATACTCTCATTCTTTGGGCGCGTAAACTACGACTATCTGGGTAAATATCTCATTTCGGGGGTCGTCCGTCAGGATGGTTACTCACGATTGTCCCAACAGAACAGATGGGGTCTCTTCCCCGGGGTCTCTGCCGGCTGGATTATGACCAAGGAAGATTTCTTTGACTCAATGAGAGACATTGTCTCCTTTGCCAAGATTCGTGCGAGCTTCGGTCTGAATGGCAACGTGTCCGATGACTACGTCGGTTCGTATACGGTGCAGGGTCAATATGGGGCGAATCGCTATGGAGGTGGTGTCGGTTATCTGCTGAGCGGTATTCCTAACCCCTATCTCACTTGGGAAAAATCGCGCACAGCAGAAGTCGGTATCGATATCGGATTGCTCCAAAACCGCTTCAATATCAATATGACCTACTATAACCGACTGACACTCGACAAATTTGCCGGCATCACTCTGCCCGTATCCTCGGGCATCTCGAGCATACTCTCCAACAACGGTAAGATTCAAAATCAAGGCTTTGAATTTGACCTCCAAGCCAGAATCATCGACACACCCGATTGGCAGGTATCGGTGGGGATTAACGGCGCATATAATATCAACAAAATTGTGGAACTTCCCCACAACGGTTTGGAGAGAAACCGTCAGAATGCCATTCAGGTCTACACGGGCAATGGTGACGAGAAAGAGTGGGTAGGCGGATATCAGCAGGGAAAAGAGCCGGGTGTGTACTATGCTTTCAAATATTTGGGTGTATACAAATCCGAGAGCGAGATTCCCGCCAATCTTATCGACCGCTCAACGGGTATCAACGGCTCGAACAATCGAGTGCTCTACTCACCGGATGAGTGGGCAAAACTTGAGAACAAGGGCGAGGCATTTCCGCTCTCGGCGGGTGATGCAAAATGGCTGGATGTCAATGGAGACGGCGTCATCGACGACTTCGACAAGGTGCGAATCGGGAACTCTCGTCCGCGCTGGACGGGCGGTTTGAATATCAACGCATCGTGGAGGGGGCTATCCCTATGGGCGAGTATGGATTATGCACTCGGTTTCTGGGTGGTAGACCACACAACGCAGTGGTTTGTCGGAGCCACTCAGGGAACTTACAACGCCACCACCGATGCCCTTCGGACTTGGAGCGAAACAAATCCCAACGGCGATATGCCAATCTACATTTGGGCTGACCAACTCAATAAACGAAACTACTCACGCCAATCATCACTATTCTACCACAGGGGCGACTACCTCAACTTCCGCGAAGTGTCCCTCTCGTACTCCCTCCCCAAGGAGTGGATAACCAAGATTAAGATGAGTCGCGTGGATGTGTCGGTGACGGGACAAAACCTCGGTTTCCTCTCGGCAATGAAGAACGCTTGGATGGCGGGTCGGAGTACCGACACTTTCGGCGGAGGATATCCGAACCCAAAAACCGTTATCATTGGTCTGAGTATCACTTTCTAA